The following is a genomic window from Dehalococcoidia bacterium.
CGATCTCGGTGCGCGCGGCGAGGAGGCCCTGCAACGAGGCGGCAAAGTCGGCCATGTGCGGCGTCGTCCTGTGCGCGGCGAGGGCTTCGTCATCGGCGTAGGACTCGATGAACAGGAAAGTGTTGGGGTCGGACTTGGACCTGTACAGGTCGTACGAAAGGGTCCTACCGGCCTCGTTCGCCTTTACGGCGGCGACCATCTTCTTCGCCGCGGCGACGAAGTCATCGGCCTTGCCCTCGCTAACGTGCAGCTTTGCGGTAACCGTGATCACGTAAGCCTCCTGCCTGGATTCGAAGGCGAGTCTAGCCGAAGCGCTGGCAGCAGCCTAGAACTCTTCGACCGCGATCTCGAATTCGTCCGGCAGGACCCGTGTCAGGACGGGCAGGACGTCCAGGAAGAAGGGCGCAAGCGTCGACCCCTTGACGTCGTCGACCAGGTTCAGGCTCTCGAAGGTCACGGCGAAGATCAGGGCGATCTCGATGAACACGAAGGCCTTCAAGAGGCCGAAGACCGCTCCGCCCAGGGAGTCGAAAATCCCGAGGAACAACAGGGTCGCAGCCTGGCGCAGGAACATGGCGATCAACTGGCTGGCGAGCACCGTTGCCCCGAAGATGACCGCAAAGGCTATGATGCGCGAGGTCTCGAGGTCCTTGACCGCTACGTCAACGTCCTTCGCCAGTTCCTTGTAGAAGAGCCCGGCCAGGACGACGGCAAAGATCGCACCCAGGATCGTGATGACTTCACGGATCAGCCCGGCGTTGAAGGCAGCGTAGCCAAACCAGGCGAGGGTGGCGAGGATTACCGCATCAACCCAATTCAAGGTGTCCCCCTTGAGGCTGAGCGCACGATATGTATATCGGCTGTTGGCGCCCTGAAGTGGACGGACACAGCCGAGCCTCCCCCGCCAAGGGCACGCGGAGTTTAGCACATCCATCGAAAGTCGCCGCTGCTGTAGACTCGCCGCACGGCCCTGCAAGGAGGAGAAATGAAGGACTACTTCCAGCCTGAGGCCCTGCAGACGCTAATCGAGGAGTACGCGTCCTTTGGCATTCACCGCACGGGTTGGCCGGCAGACGACCGCTGCAGCGACTGGCTCCTCGGCTGGCTGGAGCAGTTCGGGGTGGAACCGGGCCTGTCCGAGTTCACGTTCCCCTACGTGGAGACGCGCGCGGCATATGTCGAGGCCGAAGGCGCATTGGTACAAGGTACTCCCCTGCACGACGGCGGCGCTACGCCTCCCGGCGGCGTACGCGGGCCCGTCGTCGCCGGAGCGGGCGGCGACCTTGCCGGACGCATTGCGGTCGTAAGGGGCCCGCAGGAGCTGGCTGCCCTGCTGGACGCCCCGGCCGAGGGCCGGCCGGCGGCAGTCATTGCCGTGTCCGGCGACCCCGAAGGCAACGTCCTCCTCCGCAACGCGGAGGCGATCGACCACCCGCACGAACTGCCGGTAATCCAGGTCGCCCTCAAGGACGCGGGTCCGATCGAGCAGGCCCTCGCGTCCGGCGCGGAAGTCTCGGTTGTGCTTGACTTCACGCGCTCGCGGGGTACGGCGACGAACGTAGTCGGACGCCTCCCCGCCAACGGCACTGAGGCGCCGATCATGATCACTACGCCCAAGTCGGGTTGGTTCACCTGCGCTGCTGAACGCGGAGGCGGCCTGGCGATCACGCTCGCCCTCGCAGCCCACCTGGCGCGGTCGGCCTCACGCAGGCGCGAGGTCCTCTTCCTCTTCACCAGCGGCCACGAGATCAACTACTACGGCATGCTGGAGCACCTGAAGGCGAATCCGGACCTGCGCGAGCGCGTGCACACCTGGGTGCAGCTCGGCGCCTCGATCGGCGCCCGGAACCAGCCGGCATGGCGCGTGTTCTCGCGCGACGAGACATTGCGTAAGAGCATGTCCGAGGCCCTGGAGCGCCAGGGCCTCGGACCGGTCACGCTTGCGCCCGTCGACCAACGCCCGGGTGGCGAGGCGCGGGAGGTGTTCGACAGGCGGTTTCTCGCTCTTGCGGGCGGCCACCCCTACTTCCACAGCCCCCGCGATATCCCCGAGGTCGCGGTCGACGCGGAGCGCGTCGCCCGCTTCGGTCTCGCCTTCAGGGAGCTGGTTGATGGGCTGGTGGGCTAGGAGTGCCCTCGAAGTGCGCCGGACAGGAGGCTTGCCCGCCTCCCGGCCCGCAGCGCCACCGGGCGTGACTCTAGCTGGCGGGAGTCCGCGCGAGCAGCA
Proteins encoded in this region:
- a CDS encoding CvpA family protein, whose protein sequence is MNWVDAVILATLAWFGYAAFNAGLIREVITILGAIFAVVLAGLFYKELAKDVDVAVKDLETSRIIAFAVIFGATVLASQLIAMFLRQAATLLFLGIFDSLGGAVFGLLKAFVFIEIALIFAVTFESLNLVDDVKGSTLAPFFLDVLPVLTRVLPDEFEIAVEEF
- a CDS encoding putative quinol monooxygenase: MITVTAKLHVSEGKADDFVAAAKKMVAAVKANEAGRTLSYDLYRSKSDPNTFLFIESYADDEALAAHRTTPHMADFAASLQGLLAARTEIERFEPV